The Lactuca sativa cultivar Salinas chromosome 2, Lsat_Salinas_v11, whole genome shotgun sequence genome includes a window with the following:
- the LOC111913012 gene encoding metal tolerance protein 4: MDAKTPLLSSDDDSKHIRRNRRNSVTSLRCDFFSKLPEKVRRGLDPEAPFQVDLSKTIGLIEGEKEYYEKQFAALKSFEEVDCLRATPNDINTEEEDLIEEAQHERAINISNWANIFLLALKIYATVQSGSLAIAASTLDSLLDLMAGAILWFTHLSMKSINIYKYPIGKLRVQPVGIIIFAAIMATLGFQVLIQAVEQLIRNSPSEKMNDLQLIWLYAIMLTATGVKLVLYIYCRSSGNKIVRAYAKDHYFDVVTNLVGLVAAVLGDEFYWWIDPAGAIVLAVYTISNWSGTVIENAVSLVGQTAPPDFLQTLTYLVLRHHPKISRVDTVRAYTFGVLYFVEVDIELPEDLPLKEAHGIGESLQIKIEELPEVERAFVHLDYECDHKPEHSVLVRLPNTQP, translated from the exons atggATGCAAAAACACCATTGTTGTCGAGTGACGATGATTCAAAGCACATACGAAGGAACAGACGTAATTCAGTTACTAGCCTGAGATGCGATTTCTTTTCAAAATTGCCTGAAAAAGTCCGACGTGGCCTTGATCCTGAAGCTCCATTCCAAGTCGACCTTTCAAAAACCATCGGACTAATAGAAG GGGAGAAAGAATACTACGAAAAGCAATTTGCAGCTTTGAAATCTTTTGAAGAAGTTGACTGCTTACGTGCGACACCCAATGACATAAACACTGAAGAAGAAGACTTGATAGAAGAAGCTCAACACGAAAGAGCAATCAACATCTCCAATTGGGCAAACATCTTTCTACTTGCACTTAAg ATTTATGCAACAGTACAAAGCGGATCATTAGCAATTGCAGCATCAACCCTAGATTCTTTACTTGATCTAATGGCAGGTGCTATTCTATGGTTCACTCACCTATCAATGAAAAGCATCAACATTTACAAATACCCAATTGGAAAATTACGAGTCCAACCTGTTGGAATCATCATATTTGCTGCAATCATGGCCACTCTTG GATTTCAAGTCTTAATCCAAGCAGTTGAACAGTTAATTAGGAACTCACCTTCTGAAAAGATGAATGATTTACAGTTGATTTGGTTGTATGCAATTATGTTAACTGCTACTGGTGTGAAGTTGGTTCTTTATATTTACTGTAGAAGCTCTGGAAACAAGATTGTTAGAGCTTATGCTAAG GATCATTATTTTGATGTGGTGACAAATTTGGTTGGTTTGGTTGCTGCTGTTCTTGGTGACGAGTTTTACTGGTGGATTGATCCTGCTGGAGCCATAGTTCTTGCTGTTTACACAATTAGCAATTGGTCTGGAACTGTTATAGAAAATGCAG TTTCACTAGTTGGACAAACAGCACCTCCTGATTTTCTACAAACACTGACATATTTAGTCCTGAGGCATCATCCTAAAATAAGCCGTGTGGACACTGTTCGTGCATACACATTTGGTGTTCTTTATTTTGTTGAG gttgatatagaattgcctgaagatttgCCATTGAAAGAAGCACATGGGATTGGGGAATCGCTTCAAATCAAGATAGAAGAATTACCAGAAGTGGAAAGAGCGTTTGTTCATCTTGATTATGAATGTGATCATAAACCAGAACATTCTGTTCTTGTTAGGCTTCCAAACACTCAGCCTTGA
- the LOC111913011 gene encoding DEAD-box ATP-dependent RNA helicase 37, with protein MRTSWADAVDNAASGSDGYGVGGASNAPQKPAYVPPHLRNRPRTPEQMPGPPTSNNVPLPINDRSGYSGQTSGSRWVAPRADYGRPGYNTGGRGGGGGGRGGWGNRGGSWGGREYEANPFGNDDVDSAEEIASDQESSGINFDAYEDIPVETSGVNVPPPVNTFAEIDLGGALNLNIRRCKYIKPTPVQRYTIPISLAGRDLMACAQTGSGKTAAFCFPIISGIMRGQSVQRPHGFRTVFPLALILSPTRELSCQIHLEARKFAYQTGVKVVVVYGGAPINQQLRELERGVDILVATPGRLVDLLERAKVSLQMIRYLALDEADRMLDMGFEPQIRKIVEQTDMPPPGGRQTMLFSATFPREIQRLASDFLSNYIFLTVGRVGSSTDLIVQRVEFVQETDKRSHLMDLLHAQIDNGSGKQSLTLVFVETKKGADSLEYWLCGNSFPATTIHGDRTQPERELALRSFKSGKTPILVATDVAARGLDIPHVSHVVNFDLPNDVDDYVHRIGRTGRAGKTGLATAFFNENNMSLAKPLADLMQEANQEVPQWLTRYASRAAYGGGKGRRSGGRFGGRDFRKENSFNRGVGGGMDYYGGGGGGYGGGYGGAGAPSAWD; from the exons ATGAGAACCTCGTGGGCTGATGCTGTTGATAATGCAGCTTCTGGCTCTGATGGTTATGGGGTTGGTGGAGCTTCAAATGCTCCCCAAAAACCTGCATATGTCCCTCCTCATCTTCGTAACAGACCACGCACTCCTGAACAAATGCCGGGCCCACCTACCTCAAACAATGTCCCACTTCCGATCAATGATAGGTCAGGATATAGCGGACAAACAAGTGGCTCACGGTGGGTGGCCCCTAGGGCTGACTATGGTAGGCCAGGGTACAATACTGGCGgccgtggtggtggtggtggtggacgtGGTGGTTGGGGAAACAGAGGTGGTAGTTGGGGTGGTAGAGAATATGAAGCCAATCCATTTGGTAATGATGACGTAGACTCTGCTGAAGAGATTGCATCAGATCAAGAAAGCAGTGGTATCAACTTTGATGCTTATGAAGATATTCCTGTTGAAACAAGTGGTGTTAATGTCCCCCCTCCAGTTAACACTTTTGCTGAAATAGACTTAGGAGGAGCTTTAAATCTCAACATTAGGAGGTGCAAATATATCAAACCTACCCCTGTTCAACGTTACACTATTCCCATTTCTCTTGCTGGAAGAGATCTTATGGCTTGTGCTCAAACAGGATCTGGAAAAACAGCTGCTTTTTGCTTTCCTATAATTAGTGGAATTATGAGGGGTCAATCTGTACAAAGACCTCACGGTTTTAGAACTGTCTTTCCTCTTGCTCTTATTCTTTCTCCCACTAGGGAACTCTCTTGTCAG ATACATTTGGAAGCTCGAAAGTTTGCTTATCAGACAGGTGTGAAGGTGGTGGTTGTTTATGGTGGAGCACCTATTAATCAACAG TTGAGAGAGCTTGAGAGAGGAGTTGATATACTTGTGGCAACACCTGGAAGATTAGTTGATTTACTTGAAAGGGCAAAAGTGTCATTACAAATGATAAGGTATTTAGCTCTTGATGAAGCAGATCGTATGTTGGATATGGGATTTGAGCCTCAAATAAGAAAAATAGTGGAACAAACAGACATGCCTCCACCTGGTGGAAGACAAACAATGCTTTTCAGTGCCACTTTTCCTAGAGAAATCcag AGACTTGCGTCTGATTTTCTTTCAAATTATATATTTCTAACTGTGGGGcgtgtcgggtcaagtactgattTGATTGTTCAAAGGGTGGAATTTGTTCAAGAAACTGATAAAAGAAGCCACCTTATGGACCTTCTTCATGCACAAATTGATAATGGATCTGGCAAG caATCTCTTACACTAGTTTTTGTTGAGACAAAAAAAGGAGCCGATTCACTTGAATATTGGCTATGTGGCAATTCGTTTCCCGCTACTACAATTCATGGAGACAGAACACAAccg gAAAGGGAGTTGGCATTGAGGTCATTTAAGAGTGGGAAGACTCCAATTCTTGTTGCTACTGACGTGGCAGCACGTGGGTTGGATATCCCACATGTTTCACACGTGGTTAATTTTGACCTTCCTAATGACGTTGATGACTATGTACACCGGATAGGGAGGACAGGGCGAGCTGGCAAGACGGGATTGGCTACGGCTTTTTTTAATGAGAATAATATGTCGTTAGCTAAACCGCTAGCGGATCTTATGCAAGAAGCTAATCAAGAAGTGCCACAGTGGTTGACTCGGTACGCCAGCCGGGCGGCTTATGGTGGTGGTAAGGGTAGGCGGTCCGGCGGGCGGTTTGGTGGCCGGGATTTTAGAAAGGAGAATTCGTTCAATAGGGGGGTTGGTGGAGGAATGGATTactatggtggtggtggtggtggatatggtggtggttatggtggGGCTGGTGCACCTAGTGCATGGgattag